A window of Prosthecobacter sp. SYSU 5D2 contains these coding sequences:
- a CDS encoding kelch repeat-containing protein translates to MTARPILITSCLLTLLLPLSAKATGWEKLPPLPEPNGGFICGAVSDQVYVAGGTLWRGETKIWLSTVWRLNVAAMEWEPLYTLPQPVAYGVAGTRQLPTEKPPCLFFTGGFSGTVQRELMTALDGKGIKHVAISNMPHTMSLSAGGIVKNHMVFSGGSDDPGKPSHFSNSTWKINLDTHEVTRLPNYPAGPFGCAASTIALGRLHVFGGGKWDPQSEAVVNINEAHAFSMKDNQWHALKPLPFAVRGMSAVWFYDHIYLAGGYKSDAEGFTDEAFLYNIQKDEYRPAKPLPYKAMAGLVVCDGYVYCLGGEDKQKSRTDACFRIPIKDLLNK, encoded by the coding sequence ATGACCGCGCGACCGATCCTGATCACAAGCTGCCTCCTGACCCTCCTGCTTCCCCTGTCAGCTAAAGCCACCGGCTGGGAAAAACTTCCGCCGCTCCCTGAGCCGAATGGCGGGTTTATCTGCGGTGCCGTCAGCGACCAGGTTTATGTAGCTGGGGGCACATTATGGAGGGGTGAAACCAAAATCTGGCTCTCCACAGTCTGGAGACTAAATGTAGCAGCCATGGAGTGGGAACCACTGTACACTCTGCCACAACCGGTGGCGTATGGAGTTGCAGGAACACGGCAGCTGCCCACAGAGAAGCCACCATGTTTATTTTTCACAGGCGGATTCAGCGGCACTGTGCAAAGAGAGTTGATGACAGCTCTGGATGGCAAGGGAATTAAGCACGTAGCTATATCGAACATGCCTCACACCATGAGCTTGTCGGCAGGCGGCATTGTAAAAAACCACATGGTTTTCAGCGGCGGCAGCGATGATCCCGGCAAACCATCGCATTTCTCAAACAGCACCTGGAAAATCAATCTGGATACCCACGAAGTGACCCGCCTGCCAAACTATCCTGCCGGACCCTTTGGTTGTGCAGCTTCAACAATCGCCCTGGGACGGCTCCATGTATTCGGTGGAGGAAAGTGGGATCCCCAAAGTGAGGCTGTAGTAAACATAAACGAGGCTCATGCCTTTTCAATGAAGGACAATCAGTGGCATGCTTTGAAACCCCTCCCTTTTGCGGTCCGTGGCATGTCAGCCGTTTGGTTTTATGACCACATCTACCTAGCCGGCGGGTATAAAAGCGATGCCGAAGGATTCACCGATGAAGCCTTTTTATACAATATCCAAAAAGACGAATACCGCCCCGCCAAACCCCTGCCGTACAAGGCCATGGCCGGTCTGGTCGTTTGCGACGGATACGTCTATTGCCTGGGCGGAGAGGACAAACAGAAGTCCCGTACGGATGCCTGCTTCCGCATTCCGATAAAGGACCTGCTGAATAAATAA
- a CDS encoding RNA polymerase sigma factor: MPDAFDVQDCLQRVRDGDAAAAHALITHLHPLVRRLVRNHLPRRESEEDLMQEVFVKLFQKLDSYRERSGIPFEHWLSRLTVRTCLDALRAEKTRPEWRFADFSEGETEWLDYLLNRQAEVPAQSGSDAHALVTRLLALLSPPDRLVLTLLDLEERSTQEISQLTGWTRPMVKMRAMRARHKLRALARQTLKSEFPNP, translated from the coding sequence ATGCCCGATGCTTTCGATGTGCAGGACTGTCTCCAGCGCGTGCGCGACGGCGATGCCGCTGCGGCACACGCTCTGATCACCCATCTGCATCCCCTGGTGCGGCGGCTCGTGCGCAATCACCTGCCCCGGCGGGAGAGCGAGGAAGACCTCATGCAGGAGGTTTTTGTGAAGCTCTTCCAAAAGCTGGACTCCTACCGGGAGCGCAGCGGCATCCCCTTCGAGCACTGGCTCAGCCGACTCACTGTGCGCACCTGCCTGGACGCCCTGCGTGCGGAGAAAACCCGGCCCGAGTGGCGCTTCGCCGATTTCTCCGAAGGCGAGACGGAGTGGCTGGACTACCTGCTCAACCGCCAGGCCGAAGTTCCCGCCCAATCCGGCAGCGATGCCCACGCCCTCGTCACCCGGCTCCTGGCCCTGCTCTCCCCGCCCGACCGCCTCGTTCTGACGCTGCTGGACCTGGAAGAACGCTCCACCCAGGAGATCTCCCAGCTCACCGGCTGGACAAGGCCCATGGTGAAAATGCGCGCCATGCGTGCCCGGCACAAACTGCGCGCCCTGGCCCGCCAAACCCTCAAAAGTGAATTTCCCAACCCATGA
- a CDS encoding NAD(P)/FAD-dependent oxidoreductase — translation MNDPHLPSMPKADYDVIIMGGAFSGASAALLLKRDHPELRVLVVERQVEFNRKVGESTSEVAGCFLTRVLHLGSYLSAHHYQKHGLRMWFCNSPEDSVEDCTELGPKFQSRLPTFQLDRALLDEHVLKLAREAGADLLRPATLREVTLADGEENHRVTVAISKEETKTFTARWVIDASGKAALLSKKLGLHRLLGDEHATSSLWCRYRNVNNLDSHESRTRYPKLMMRTKGMRATATNHLMGRGWWVWLIPLSNGDYSAGIVWDRSVFTLPEGPSLTARLHAHILQHPIGRLMFENAEPIEDDTFYYKGLPYYTEQMAGNRWAMVGDAAGFIDPLYSQGLDYCGHTVFAVTRMIGKQTMGEDITETLNYLKGAYKRSYQLWFESLYKGKYEYMGDAELTRIAFIMDLGTYFVGPVRLVYDNPEYEFGRLPYDGPAGTFFAKFMALYNRRLNAMAKKRQAKGTYGAWNTGMDLTLGQSYTPDFSAMRFLRWGIRLWLTAELRTLFGRAPKEMPAKDEMPMEKASMPTPA, via the coding sequence ATGAACGATCCCCACCTGCCCTCGATGCCCAAGGCCGACTACGATGTGATCATCATGGGCGGCGCCTTCAGCGGGGCCTCAGCTGCCCTGCTCTTAAAAAGGGACCATCCGGAGCTGAGGGTGCTGGTGGTGGAGCGCCAGGTGGAATTTAATCGTAAAGTGGGCGAGAGCACCTCGGAGGTGGCCGGCTGTTTCCTAACTCGGGTGCTTCACCTCGGCAGCTACCTGAGCGCCCATCATTATCAAAAGCACGGCCTGCGCATGTGGTTCTGCAACAGTCCGGAGGACAGCGTGGAGGACTGCACGGAGCTGGGCCCCAAGTTCCAGAGCCGTCTGCCCACCTTTCAGCTGGACCGTGCACTGCTGGACGAGCATGTGCTGAAGCTGGCCCGCGAGGCTGGAGCCGACCTCCTGCGCCCGGCCACATTGCGCGAAGTCACCCTGGCGGACGGGGAGGAGAACCACCGCGTCACCGTCGCCATCAGCAAGGAGGAAACGAAGACCTTCACGGCCCGCTGGGTCATTGATGCTTCCGGCAAGGCGGCCCTACTGTCTAAAAAGCTGGGCCTGCACCGTCTCCTGGGGGATGAACACGCCACCTCCTCCCTGTGGTGCCGCTATCGAAACGTCAACAACCTGGACAGCCATGAGAGCCGCACCCGGTATCCGAAGCTGATGATGCGCACCAAGGGTATGCGCGCCACGGCCACCAACCACCTCATGGGCCGCGGCTGGTGGGTCTGGCTTATCCCACTTTCGAACGGCGACTACAGCGCCGGCATCGTCTGGGACCGGAGTGTCTTCACCCTGCCTGAAGGCCCCTCACTGACGGCCAGGCTGCACGCCCACATCCTTCAGCACCCCATTGGCCGCCTGATGTTTGAAAATGCGGAACCCATTGAGGACGACACCTTTTATTACAAGGGCCTGCCCTATTATACGGAGCAGATGGCAGGCAACCGCTGGGCCATGGTCGGCGATGCCGCCGGGTTTATAGACCCTCTTTACAGCCAGGGCCTGGATTACTGCGGGCATACCGTCTTTGCTGTCACCCGGATGATCGGCAAGCAGACCATGGGCGAGGACATCACGGAGACGCTGAACTACCTCAAAGGCGCGTATAAGCGCAGCTACCAGCTCTGGTTTGAATCCCTGTATAAGGGCAAATACGAATACATGGGGGATGCTGAACTGACCCGGATCGCCTTCATCATGGACCTGGGCACTTACTTCGTGGGCCCTGTGCGGCTGGTGTATGATAATCCGGAGTATGAATTCGGCCGGCTGCCGTATGATGGCCCTGCGGGCACCTTTTTTGCCAAATTCATGGCCTTGTATAACCGCCGCCTCAATGCCATGGCCAAGAAACGCCAGGCCAAAGGCACCTATGGAGCCTGGAATACCGGCATGGACCTCACGCTAGGCCAGAGCTACACCCCGGACTTCTCCGCCATGCGGTTCCTGCGTTGGGGCATCCGCTTGTGGCTCACGGCGGAACTGCGAACTCTCTTCGGCCGGGCACCGAAAGAGATGCCGGCCAAAGATGAGATGCCCATGGAAAAGGCGTCTATGCCCACACCCGCTTAG
- the lysA gene encoding diaminopimelate decarboxylase, producing the protein MHSFRYTQGELFAENVSLQSLAEKHGTPLYVYSKATVTDHFTRLDAALAPLDHLICYAVKANSNLSILSTIAKLGGGFDIVSAGELYRVIKAGGDPRKCTFAGVGKTRDEIVYALEQGIYCINAESEAELRYINQVAGEIGKKAPVAVRVNPNVDAKTHAKITTGKSENKFGIEFENILEVYGRVAAEMPNLQIKGLQMHIGSQLTSVDPFVEAVKKVVPLVQEVKDKHGIQFFSIGGGIGINYKQSLESGDASWWQQNSEVHPLTVQAYAEAVVPHLAPLGLRILCEPGRYMVGNAGVMLTKVLYEKRGAAKTFKIVDAGMNDLIRPTLYEGWHLITPVKQPITDEVEKVDVVGPICETGDFLAQNRDIPLVNEGDYLAVLSAGAYGFTMASNYNTRPMPAEILVDGDKATVVRERQTLDDVLKGEHIA; encoded by the coding sequence ATGCACAGCTTCCGTTATACTCAGGGCGAGTTGTTCGCCGAAAATGTCTCCCTTCAATCCCTGGCTGAAAAGCACGGCACGCCCCTGTACGTGTATTCCAAGGCCACGGTCACCGACCACTTCACCCGCCTGGATGCGGCCCTGGCCCCCCTGGACCACCTCATCTGCTATGCGGTGAAGGCCAATTCCAACCTCTCCATCCTCAGCACCATCGCCAAACTGGGCGGCGGTTTTGACATCGTCTCTGCAGGCGAGCTTTACCGCGTCATCAAGGCCGGTGGCGATCCCCGCAAGTGCACCTTCGCCGGTGTGGGCAAGACCCGCGACGAGATCGTCTATGCCTTGGAGCAGGGCATCTATTGCATCAATGCCGAGTCCGAGGCGGAGCTGCGCTACATCAACCAGGTGGCCGGAGAGATCGGTAAAAAGGCCCCGGTGGCCGTGCGCGTAAACCCGAATGTGGATGCGAAAACGCACGCCAAAATCACCACGGGCAAGAGCGAGAACAAATTTGGCATCGAGTTTGAAAACATCCTCGAGGTCTATGGCCGCGTGGCCGCCGAGATGCCCAATCTCCAGATCAAGGGTCTGCAGATGCACATCGGCTCGCAGCTGACCAGCGTGGATCCGTTTGTGGAGGCGGTGAAGAAAGTCGTGCCCCTGGTCCAGGAAGTGAAGGACAAGCACGGCATCCAGTTTTTCAGCATCGGCGGCGGCATCGGCATCAATTACAAGCAGAGCCTGGAATCTGGTGATGCCTCCTGGTGGCAGCAAAACAGCGAGGTCCATCCGCTCACCGTCCAGGCTTATGCCGAGGCGGTGGTGCCCCACCTGGCCCCTCTGGGCCTGCGCATCCTGTGCGAGCCGGGCCGTTACATGGTCGGCAATGCCGGCGTGATGCTCACCAAGGTGCTTTATGAGAAGCGCGGGGCTGCCAAGACCTTCAAGATCGTGGATGCCGGCATGAACGACCTTATCCGCCCCACTCTGTATGAAGGCTGGCACCTCATCACTCCGGTGAAACAGCCCATCACGGATGAAGTGGAAAAAGTGGACGTCGTCGGCCCCATCTGCGAGACCGGGGACTTCCTGGCGCAGAACCGCGACATCCCTCTGGTGAACGAGGGCGATTACCTCGCCGTTCTCAGCGCGGGAGCTTATGGCTTCACCATGGCCTCCAATTACAACACCCGGCCCATGCCTGCGGAGATCCTTGTGGATGGCGACAAGGCGACGGTGGTGCGCGAGCGCCAGACGCTGGATGATGTGCTGAAGGGCGAGCACATTGCCTGA